A region from the Kribbella shirazensis genome encodes:
- a CDS encoding TetR/AcrR family transcriptional regulator, giving the protein MAVDRDQVLRAAAGLLMRKSSATMDEVARAAGISRATLNRQFAGRDALIRALEELGIAECEAAVARAAVDDGPVADAVRRLVRELEPVAGQLAFLYSENQLFEGDEQNEGWDRLDARLVALFRRGQEAGEFRIDLSPVWLAEALYGLLVSAAWATYEGRVAPKDFTSNVTDLLLGGAVRREQ; this is encoded by the coding sequence ATGGCTGTTGATCGGGATCAGGTACTGCGGGCCGCGGCGGGACTGTTGATGCGGAAGTCGTCGGCGACCATGGACGAGGTCGCCCGGGCGGCCGGGATCAGTCGCGCCACGCTGAATCGGCAGTTCGCGGGGCGGGACGCACTGATCCGGGCGCTCGAGGAGCTCGGGATCGCCGAGTGCGAGGCCGCCGTCGCGCGAGCCGCCGTCGACGACGGGCCGGTCGCCGACGCCGTACGGCGCCTGGTGCGCGAGCTGGAGCCGGTCGCCGGGCAGCTCGCGTTCCTGTACTCCGAGAACCAGCTGTTCGAGGGCGACGAGCAGAACGAGGGCTGGGATCGGCTCGACGCCCGCCTGGTCGCACTGTTCCGGCGGGGTCAGGAGGCCGGCGAGTTCCGGATCGACCTCAGCCCGGTCTGGCTGGCCGAGGCGCTGTACGGCCTGCTGGTCTCCGCGGCCTGGGCCACCTACGAGGGGCGGGTCGCGCCGAAGGACTTCACCTCGAACGTCACCGATCTGCTGCTCGGTGGCGCCGTACGGAGAGAGCAATGA
- a CDS encoding MFS transporter, protein MSSYRSADPTRTYYVYNAAWSFLSALAFTLNLVYYVRDAGLDPLQMVLVGTTLELTCFLFEIPTGIVADLYSRRRSIVIGFVLIGAGLLLQGLVPVFLAILAAQVLWGIGYTFTSGADQAWITDEIGTERAGRVFVRTQQFQLAAKIAGTVTAGGLGLISLPLPMVISGAGMMLLALLLAVFMREQNFHRTPREERETFRHMAETFRHGLEVARRRPVVRTLVLISLIGGLSSEAFDRLWSVKILTFTFPELFGTSDPAFWFTVLALIGTLLSLGTSVALDRLSPQRLSATHPTGILATFALLQIVGVVGFALSGSLWPALAAMWLNTIAGTLSYPIESAWLNRHVDSRSRATVISMVSQANAVGQVVGGPPLGAVGRSSLRAALLASGLILTPIPLLFLRTRVPLSGNKTAHTAT, encoded by the coding sequence ATGTCTTCCTATCGGTCTGCCGACCCCACCCGGACGTACTACGTCTACAACGCCGCCTGGTCCTTCCTGTCCGCCCTGGCGTTCACGCTCAACCTCGTCTACTACGTCCGCGACGCCGGGCTCGACCCGCTCCAGATGGTCCTGGTCGGGACCACCCTCGAGCTGACCTGCTTCCTCTTCGAGATCCCCACCGGCATCGTCGCCGACCTGTACAGCCGCCGGCGCTCGATCGTGATCGGCTTCGTGCTCATCGGCGCCGGGCTGCTGCTCCAGGGCCTGGTGCCGGTGTTCCTGGCGATCCTCGCCGCGCAGGTTCTGTGGGGTATCGGCTACACGTTCACGTCCGGCGCCGACCAGGCCTGGATCACCGACGAGATCGGCACCGAACGCGCCGGCCGGGTGTTCGTCCGCACGCAGCAGTTCCAGCTGGCGGCGAAGATCGCCGGCACCGTGACCGCGGGTGGTCTAGGCCTGATCAGTCTGCCGCTGCCGATGGTGATCTCCGGCGCCGGGATGATGCTGCTCGCCCTGCTGCTCGCGGTGTTCATGCGCGAGCAGAACTTCCACCGCACACCGCGCGAGGAGCGGGAGACGTTCCGGCACATGGCGGAGACGTTCAGGCACGGCCTCGAGGTCGCGCGGCGGCGTCCCGTCGTACGGACGCTGGTGCTGATCAGCCTGATCGGCGGGTTGTCGAGCGAGGCGTTCGACCGGTTGTGGTCGGTGAAGATCCTGACGTTCACGTTCCCGGAGCTGTTCGGTACGTCGGACCCGGCGTTCTGGTTCACCGTCCTGGCCCTGATCGGGACGCTGCTCTCACTCGGTACGTCGGTGGCGCTGGACCGGCTCTCTCCACAGCGGCTGTCGGCGACGCACCCGACCGGGATTCTCGCGACGTTCGCGCTCCTGCAGATCGTCGGCGTGGTCGGCTTCGCGTTGTCCGGCAGCCTGTGGCCGGCGCTCGCGGCGATGTGGCTCAACACGATCGCGGGCACGCTCTCGTACCCGATCGAGTCCGCCTGGCTGAACCGGCACGTCGACTCCCGCTCGCGCGCGACCGTCATCTCGATGGTGTCGCAGGCGAACGCGGTCGGGCAGGTCGTCGGCGGCCCACCCCTCGGCGCGGTCGGCCGCTCGTCCCTGCGGGCGGCCCTGCTCGCGTCCGGCCTGATCCTGACGCCGATCCCGCTCCTCTTCCTGCGCACCCGGGTCCCGCTTTCCGGAAACAAAACGGCACATACCGCCACTTAG